One region of Carassius gibelio isolate Cgi1373 ecotype wild population from Czech Republic chromosome A1, carGib1.2-hapl.c, whole genome shotgun sequence genomic DNA includes:
- the LOC127953753 gene encoding SH3 domain-containing protein 19-like isoform X1: MTSLHNDRNIRSKIQAFESQSNTENDETSVPFPRPRKVFTKPPPLAPKPSVALRPSFKKPKEEQVSEFDSHLYEEVDTPPMPAPKPQLIKKPSLYSRDDSDSQSPFRAALIPPSRPSLLRVRNIPSQDEETVLKGPHLPLKPSKDLLNPNNHNSTALLSTIASAENMLSNDYVDAPTNHSPAKPERQRGFNYMGSNNLGMIKRPTVIRVPSKTDKNFEEMAEDPPLYVQKPMGGPPTPAKPSLKDSFRISSDLSLPPRPIGGKVLPARPPPAKPGPGRPPPPRKNGSVRRPSDSGFSQTVPSKQQQPQWQQQNHRASKKGPALPPRPNPGHRLYNRYTLEIPHGVAEFDYNGTNTGELSFQKNEVLVLLEELDRKTFECQVGNAKGRVQKTHMKIITPLTNVPSNSAPQKNRSFSGMVENTGSLRVQALYDFTPEKPGELALNAGDVVSNVEQLDSEWYMGTCRNITGIFPINYVKTLNKPGTSTPVSSNEWQTKPSPEPVRGPRCVGRFDFEGEQSDELSFSEGDVIRLKEYVGDEWACGELNGQVGIFPLNFVEVLEDLPPAPVQKSAPNKIALPGMAGSSNSRMSYKASKAECKSEEWAVALYDFTAETEDDLAFQQGDRILVTAHIDDEWWSGRINGREGFFPKAFVEIVPGGRNW, translated from the exons ATGACCTCCCTTCACAACGACCGCAACATCCGGTCAAAAATACAAGCCTTTGAAAGCCAATCAAACACAGAGAACGATGAAACGTCTGTGCCTTTCCCCCGTCCTCGCAAGGTTTTCACCAAACCACCTCCACTGGCACCAAAACCTTCTGTTGCCCTCCGACCCTCGTTCAAAAAGCCCAAAGAAGAGCAGGTTTCAGAGTTTGACAGTCACTTATACGAAGAGGTCGACACGCCTCCTATGCCAGCGCCAAAACCTCAACTTATCAAAAAACCATCGTTATACTCAAGAGATGACTCCGACTCTCAGTCTCCCTTCAGGGCGGCCCTCATCCCTCCATCACGACCTTCACTGCTCAGAGTAAGGAATATACCGTCCCAGGATGAGGAAACAGTATTGAAAGGACCTCATCTACCTCTCAAACCTAGCAAAGACCTGCTGAACCCCAACAATCACAACTCCACCGCACTTCTGTCTACCATTGCATCCGCAGAGAACATGCTTAGCAATGACTATGTGGATGCTCCCACAA ACCACTCTCCCGCTAAACCTGAGCGCCAAAGAGGATTCAACTACATGGGGTCAAACAATCTGGGAATGATCAAGAGACCCACAGTCATCAGGGTCCCCAGCAAGACTGACAAAA ATTTTGAAGAGATGGCAGAAGATCCACCTTTATATGTGCAGAAGCCTATGGGCGGCCCACCCACACCTGCTAAACCCTCTCTCAAA gactCCTTCAGGATCTCATCTGATTTGTCTCTTCCACCACG accCATTGGAGGAAAGGTTCTCCCTGCTCGACCGCCACCCGCTAAACCCGGCCCGGGACGACCTCCTCCTCCACGGAAAAACGGCTCCGTACGTCGGCCCTCAGATTCAGGGTTTTCACAAACAGTGCCTTCAAAACAACAGCAACCTCAATGGCAGCAACAAAACCACAGAGCTTCGAAAAAAGGACCTGCCTTACCGCCGAGACCCAACCCTGGACATCGTCTTTACAACAGATACACC CTTGAGATCCCTCACGGCGTTGCTGAGTTTGACTACAATGGCACTAACACTGGAGAGCTCTCCTTTCAG AAAAATGAAGTCCTCGTCTTGCTTGAGGAATTAGACCGCAAAACTTTTGAATGCCAAGTGGGGAACGCTAAAGGGAGAGTGCAGAAAACACACATGAAGATTATCACCCCCTTAACAAATGTCCCCAGCAATTCAGCACCTCAG AAAAACCGTTCTTTTAGTGGCATGGTGGAAAACACTGGATCTCTGCGAGTGCAAGCCCTGTATGACTTCACTCCAG AGAAGCCTGGAGAGCTGGCGTTAAATGCCGGTGATGTTGTGTCTAATGTAGAACAGCTGGACAGTGAGTGGTACATGGGAACATGCAGAAACATCACTGGGATCTTCCCCATTAACTACGTGAAGACTCTG aacaagcCTGGTACATCCACACCAGTATCCAGCAATGAATGGCAAACCAAACCATCTCCTGAGCCTGTCAG AGGCCCAAGGTGTGTCGGGAGGTTTGACTTTGAGGGAGAGCAGAGCGATGAGCTCTCGTTCTCTGAAGGTGATGTGATTCGGCTTAAAGAGTATGTGGGAGACGAGTGGGCTTGTGGGGAACTGAACGGCCAAGTTGGTATTTTCCCTCTTAACTTTGTGGAAGTGCTTGAGGATCTCCCTCCAGCCCCGGTGCAGAAATCTGCTCCGAATAAGATTGCACTGCCTG GAATGGCCGGTTCATCTAATTCTCGAATGTCTTACAAAGCCAGTAAG GCTGAATGTAAGAGTGAAGAGTGGGCCGTGGCGCTGTATGACTTCACAGCAGAGACGGAGGACGATCTGGCCTTCCAGCAGGGAGACAGGATCCTGGTCACTGCTCACATAGATGATGAATGGTGGAGCGGACGGATAAATGGCAGAGAAGGCTTCTTTCCCAAAGCCTTTGTTGAGATTGTTCCAG GAGGGAGAAATTGGTAA
- the LOC127953753 gene encoding SH3 domain-containing protein 19-like isoform X2 has translation MTSLHNDRNIRSKIQAFESQSNTENDETSVPFPRPRKVFTKPPPLAPKPSVALRPSFKKPKEEQVSEFDSHLYEEVDTPPMPAPKPQLIKKPSLYSRDDSDSQSPFRAALIPPSRPSLLRVRNIPSQDEETVLKGPHLPLKPSKDLLNPNNHNSTALLSTIASAENMLSNDYVDAPTNHSPAKPERQRGFNYMGSNNLGMIKRPTVIRVPSKTDKNFEEMAEDPPLYVQKPMGGPPTPAKPSLKDSFRISSDLSLPPRPIGGKVLPARPPPAKPGPGRPPPPRKNGSVRRPSDSGFSQTVPSKQQQPQWQQQNHRASKKGPALPPRPNPGHRLYNRYTLEIPHGVAEFDYNGTNTGELSFQKNEVLVLLEELDRKTFECQVGNAKGRVQKTHMKIITPLTNVPSNSAPQKNRSFSGMVENTGSLRVQALYDFTPEKPGELALNAGDVVSNVEQLDSEWYMGTCRNITGIFPINYVKTLPGTSTPVSSNEWQTKPSPEPVRGPRCVGRFDFEGEQSDELSFSEGDVIRLKEYVGDEWACGELNGQVGIFPLNFVEVLEDLPPAPVQKSAPNKIALPGMAGSSNSRMSYKASKAECKSEEWAVALYDFTAETEDDLAFQQGDRILVTAHIDDEWWSGRINGREGFFPKAFVEIVPGGRNW, from the exons ATGACCTCCCTTCACAACGACCGCAACATCCGGTCAAAAATACAAGCCTTTGAAAGCCAATCAAACACAGAGAACGATGAAACGTCTGTGCCTTTCCCCCGTCCTCGCAAGGTTTTCACCAAACCACCTCCACTGGCACCAAAACCTTCTGTTGCCCTCCGACCCTCGTTCAAAAAGCCCAAAGAAGAGCAGGTTTCAGAGTTTGACAGTCACTTATACGAAGAGGTCGACACGCCTCCTATGCCAGCGCCAAAACCTCAACTTATCAAAAAACCATCGTTATACTCAAGAGATGACTCCGACTCTCAGTCTCCCTTCAGGGCGGCCCTCATCCCTCCATCACGACCTTCACTGCTCAGAGTAAGGAATATACCGTCCCAGGATGAGGAAACAGTATTGAAAGGACCTCATCTACCTCTCAAACCTAGCAAAGACCTGCTGAACCCCAACAATCACAACTCCACCGCACTTCTGTCTACCATTGCATCCGCAGAGAACATGCTTAGCAATGACTATGTGGATGCTCCCACAA ACCACTCTCCCGCTAAACCTGAGCGCCAAAGAGGATTCAACTACATGGGGTCAAACAATCTGGGAATGATCAAGAGACCCACAGTCATCAGGGTCCCCAGCAAGACTGACAAAA ATTTTGAAGAGATGGCAGAAGATCCACCTTTATATGTGCAGAAGCCTATGGGCGGCCCACCCACACCTGCTAAACCCTCTCTCAAA gactCCTTCAGGATCTCATCTGATTTGTCTCTTCCACCACG accCATTGGAGGAAAGGTTCTCCCTGCTCGACCGCCACCCGCTAAACCCGGCCCGGGACGACCTCCTCCTCCACGGAAAAACGGCTCCGTACGTCGGCCCTCAGATTCAGGGTTTTCACAAACAGTGCCTTCAAAACAACAGCAACCTCAATGGCAGCAACAAAACCACAGAGCTTCGAAAAAAGGACCTGCCTTACCGCCGAGACCCAACCCTGGACATCGTCTTTACAACAGATACACC CTTGAGATCCCTCACGGCGTTGCTGAGTTTGACTACAATGGCACTAACACTGGAGAGCTCTCCTTTCAG AAAAATGAAGTCCTCGTCTTGCTTGAGGAATTAGACCGCAAAACTTTTGAATGCCAAGTGGGGAACGCTAAAGGGAGAGTGCAGAAAACACACATGAAGATTATCACCCCCTTAACAAATGTCCCCAGCAATTCAGCACCTCAG AAAAACCGTTCTTTTAGTGGCATGGTGGAAAACACTGGATCTCTGCGAGTGCAAGCCCTGTATGACTTCACTCCAG AGAAGCCTGGAGAGCTGGCGTTAAATGCCGGTGATGTTGTGTCTAATGTAGAACAGCTGGACAGTGAGTGGTACATGGGAACATGCAGAAACATCACTGGGATCTTCCCCATTAACTACGTGAAGACTCTG cCTGGTACATCCACACCAGTATCCAGCAATGAATGGCAAACCAAACCATCTCCTGAGCCTGTCAG AGGCCCAAGGTGTGTCGGGAGGTTTGACTTTGAGGGAGAGCAGAGCGATGAGCTCTCGTTCTCTGAAGGTGATGTGATTCGGCTTAAAGAGTATGTGGGAGACGAGTGGGCTTGTGGGGAACTGAACGGCCAAGTTGGTATTTTCCCTCTTAACTTTGTGGAAGTGCTTGAGGATCTCCCTCCAGCCCCGGTGCAGAAATCTGCTCCGAATAAGATTGCACTGCCTG GAATGGCCGGTTCATCTAATTCTCGAATGTCTTACAAAGCCAGTAAG GCTGAATGTAAGAGTGAAGAGTGGGCCGTGGCGCTGTATGACTTCACAGCAGAGACGGAGGACGATCTGGCCTTCCAGCAGGGAGACAGGATCCTGGTCACTGCTCACATAGATGATGAATGGTGGAGCGGACGGATAAATGGCAGAGAAGGCTTCTTTCCCAAAGCCTTTGTTGAGATTGTTCCAG GAGGGAGAAATTGGTAA